In Actinoplanes lobatus, the DNA window AAGAGCTGACGCCGGCGCCCAGGGCGGTGCGTACGGTGTTGACCAGCTTCTCCCGGTCGAATGGCTTGGCCAGGATCGTCGAGCCCGGCTCCAGGTTGTTGCCCTGCTCGTCGAAGAGCGAGTCGGCGTACCCGGAGACGAAGACGACGCAGAGGCCGGGCCGTCGTCCGGCGGCGATGCGGGCCAGTTGGCGGCCGTTCATGCCGGGCATCACCACGTCGGTGACCAGGGCCGCCACCTCGCCGCCGTGCCGTTCCAGCAGGCGCAGTGCCTCGCCGGCGTCGGGCGCGGTGAGCACCCGGTATCCGGCGCCGCTGAGGATCCGGGCGGTCACCTGGAGCACCGCCTCCTCGTCGTCGACCAGCAGCAGCGTCTCGCCGCCGGCCGGATCCTGCGGTGCGGTCTTCGGCGGCGGGGCCGCCGGGATCATGCCGGCCATGGCGGGCAGGGTGAAGGTGGCGGTGGTGCCCTGCCCGACCCGGGATTCGATGGTGAGCTGGCCGCCGGCCTGGCTGACGATGCCGTGCGCCGTGGACAGGCCCAGCCCGACCGTGCCGGTGGTCGACTTGGTGCTGAAGAACGGCTCGCAGCAGCGTTCGAGGACGTCGGAGTCCATGCCGGTGCCGGTGTCGCGGACCTCGACCGCCGCCCGGTCGTCCTGCGCCGACGTGGTGATCGTGACGGCGCCGCCCTCCGGCATCGCTTCGGCGCTGTTGCGGACCAGGTTGCGCAGGACCTGGGTGAGCTGTGCCGCGTCGGCTTTGACGGTGGGCAGTCCGGTGCCGAGGTTCAGCCGCAGGACGGTGCCCGGTCCGGCGGCGGCCCGCAGTGACGTCTCGCATTCGCGCAGCAGCGCGTTCATGTCGAGGGCGGTGGGCTGGTTGACCTCGCGGCGGCCGAAGGCGAGCAGTTGCTGGGTGAGGCCTTGGGCGCGTTCGCCGCCTTTGACGACCTGGGCCAGGTCGTCGATCAGGCTTTCCGCGGTGTCCGCCGGGATGCGGCCGTCGTCGCGGCCGTCGTTGATCGACTCGATGGCGAGGTTCACGTAGCCGAGGATCGCGCCGAGGATGTTGTTGAAGTCGTGTGCCGTGCCGCCGGCCATCCGGCGCAGGGCGTGCAGGCGTTCGGCGTCGCGGGTCCGGGTCTCGTCCTGCCGCCGCTCGGTCTCCTCCCGCAGCCGCTCCTCGGCCTGGGCCACGTCGGTGACGTCGTCGACCATCAGCACGCCGCCGGTCAGGCCGTCGTCCCCGTCGTGGATCTGCCGCAGGTGCACCCGCAGCGAGAGGATCTCGCCGTCCGGCCGGGTGATCCGGTGGGTGAACCGCAGTTCGGTGTCGGGACCCGCGCCGTGCAGCAGTTCCAGGGCGGCGTTCTGCGCGGGCCGGTCCAGGCAGGCCAGCCAGCCCTGCCCGAGGAGACGGTCCATCGGGGTCTGGAGGATTTCGGCGAAACGCGGGTTCACGTAGTCGGCGTGGCCGTGCCGGTCGATGATGCCGATGCCGACGGGGGAGGCCACCGCCATCGCCTCGAACCGGCGTTCGGTGTCGTGCAGCGCCCGTACCTTCTCGATGAGTTTGGCGTTGACCGCGTGCAGATGGGCCTGGGTGAAGTCCTCGCCCGTGTCGAGGTCGACGGTGACCGGCCCGGCGGCCAGCGCGGATTCGATCGCGTCGAGCAGGGTGCCCGGTTCTTCGGAGCGCAGCACCACCTGGCTCACGCCGCAGGCCTCGGCCAGCGGCCGGGTCTCCGGTTCCAGGTAGTTGGCGGTGTAGAAGATGACCGGTGCGGAGGCGGCCTCCCGGTCCGGGTCGGCACGCAGACGGTGGACCAGTTCCAGGCCGTCGATGCCGGGCATCAGCACGTCGGAGACGACCACGTCGGGGTGATGGGTGTGGGCGAGCCGGAGCGCGTCGGCGCCGTCCTTCGCCTCGATGACCTCGTGACCCCGGAAGCCGAGCAGCAGGCGCACGATGTCCCGGTTGGCGGCTACGTCGTCGACGACCATCACTGTCGCCACGGAGGCTCCCTCAAGAAGAGAAGCATTTGATCAGGATATGTCCGTAATAAAGGTTAAAGCATGTACGTTGATGCTGAAACCGATTCGGATCTTCGGGGGTACTGCCGTGCTGGGGAGGGCCGTCTCTCTGGTGGCCGCCGGAGCGGCCACGGCCTGGGGTCTGACGAGGGCCGCCCGTCGGCTCCGGCGCCGCCTGGACCGCTACCACTACCTCGCCGAGATCCTGAACCAGACCGGCACACCGGCGTTCGTGAAGGGCCTCACCGGGCGCTACCGGCTGACCAGCGCCGCCTACGACCGGCTCCAGGGCATCCCGTACGGCGGCGCCACCGGCCGCTACGACCGCGAGGTGCACCCGCCCGCCCGGCTCGGGGAGTTCCGCCGCCGGGACCGGGCCGCCCTCGCCGCGGACGGCCCGGTCGCTTTCGAGGACATGATTCCCGACGCCGGCCGGATGCGCCGGTTCGTCACCACCCTGTACGCGCTCCGCGATCACCACGACCAGCCGTACGCGATCTTCGGGGTGAGCGCCGAGGTGACCGACCTGACGGTGACCGAGGCCGGCCGCCTCACGCAGGCGCACGAGAACGCTCAGCTCGCCGCGATCGTCGAGGCCTCGCAGGACGCGATCGTCAGCAAGTTCCCGGACGGCACGATCAAGACCTGGAACCCGGGCGCCGAGAGGCTCTACGGCTACACCGCCGAGGAGATGATCGGCAGCGACATGAACCGCCTGCTCCCGCCGGACCGGCTCGGCGAGGAGCGGGAGCTGCTCGCCCGGGTGCTCAGCGGCCAGGCCCTGACCCGGTTCGAGACGCGCCGCCGGCGCAAGGACGGCGCCGTCATCGAGGTGTCGCTGAGCATGGCGCCGATGCGCGACGCCGACGGCGCGGTGATCGGCGCCTCGACCGTGGCACACGACATCACCGCGCGGGTCCTGGCCGAGCAGCGCCGCCGGGTGGAACGCGAACAGCTCGAAATGATCATGCAGGCGGCCAGCGACCCGTTCTTCACGATGGACGCGGCCGGCGAGATCACCGAGTGGAACCGGCAGGCCGAGCACGTCTTCGGCTGGCGGCGTGAGGAGATCCTGGGCCGGGACCTGACCGGCACGATCCTGCCGGAGCGGTACCACATGGCGCTGCTGCGGCTGCTGGGCGGCCGCCTCGAATGGCTGCTGGACCGGCCGACCGAGATGGCCGCGCGGCACCGGGACGGTCACGAGATCCCGGTCGAGCTGACCATGTGGTGCATCCGGCACGACCACAGCCCGCACTACCACGGCTTCGTCCGGGACATCACGGCCCGCCGGCAGACCGAACAGGCCCTCGCCGAAGCCCGCGACCAGGCCATCGAGGCGGCCCGGCTCAAGTCGCAGTTCCTCGCCTCGATGAGCCACGAGATCCGTACGCCGATGAACGGTGTGATCGGCCTGACCAGCCTGCTGCTCGGCTCCCCGCTGGACGAACGGCAGCGCCGGTACGCCGAGGGCATCGGCGCCGCCGGATCGGCCCTGCTCGCGGTGATCAACGACATCCTCGACTTCTCCAAGCTGGAAGCCGGCAAGGTGCTGCTGGAGGACGCCAACTTCCAGGTGGCCCGGCTGATCGCCGAGGTGGTGGCGCTGGTCGCCCCGCCGGACACCCAGAAGGCCGTCACCGTCAGCGCCGACTGCCACCCGGAGCTGCCCGCCACCGTCTGCGGCGACCCCGGCAAGCTGCGCCAGGTGCTGCTCAACCTGGCCGGGAACGCGGTCAAGTTCACCCCGCGCGGCCGGGTGGAGATCACCGCGGCGCTGGACCGCACGAACGTCGCCGGCCCGGACGCCGTACCGATCCGGTTCGAGGTGCGTGACACCGGCATCGGCATTGAGGCGCTGGCGCGGGAGCGGCTGTTCGAGGCGTTCACCCAGGCCGACGCGAGCACCACCCGGCGGTTCGGCGGCACCGGCCTGGGCCTGGCCATCAGCCGCGACCTGGTCGAGCTGATGGGCGGCCGGATCGGCGTGGAGAGCGTGCCGGGGGAGGGCAGCACCTTCTGGTTCACGGTCACCCTGCGGACCGCCCGGGAGGGCCTGGACCTGGTCGACCGGCACAGCCTGGACGGGCTGCGGGTACTCATCGTGGACCCCGACGAGGACGACCGGACCGTCCTCACGGAGCAGCTCAGCGCCTGGTCGATGGATACGACCGGGGTCCGCGACGAGGACGCCGCCACCCGGGCGCTGGCCGAGGCGGCCACCGCGGGACGCCCCTTCGACCTGATCATCACCGACGTCGAGAGCACCCCGGTGGAGCGGCTGGTGCCGGCCGGCTGCCCGGTGCCGAAGACCGTCCTGCTCGCCGCCGACCCCGGTCACCTGCCCAGCGAGCCGGACCAGCGGGTGTCCGGGGTCTTCGCCAAACCGCTGCGGCAGGCACAGCTGTTCGACGCGCTCGCCGGGGTGCTGAGCGAGGCCGACGGCGACGGCGTGGTGGGCACGGTCGCGGCGAATCCGCCGGGCCGCGGTCACCTGCTGGTGGTCGAGGACAACGAGATCAACCGTACGGTCGCGCTGGGCATCCTGGCGAACCTCGGCTACACGGCCGACGTGGCGGTCAACGGCCGGGAGGCGGTGGACCGCGCCCTGAACCGTGACTACCAGGCCGTCTTCATGGACTGCCTGATGCCGGAGATGGACGGCTACCAGGCGACCGAGGAGATCCGCCGTCGTGAGCCGTCCGGCCGGCACGTGCCGATCATCGCGCTCACCGCCAGCGCCCTGGCCGAGGACCGGGCCCGCTGCCTGGCCGCCGGCATGGACGAGCACCTGGCCAAGCCACTCATCCCGGCGGACGTGGCCCGGGTGCTGGAACACTGGTCACAGCCGGCCCCGCCGGACTTCGCCGAGGTGACGGCGGAGATCGAACGGCGGCTGGACCACCTGCGCGGACCCGACCCGGCGGCCACCGCCGGCGCGCTGGCCGGACTCCTCGCCGCCCTCTCGGCGAAGATCCCGGAACACCTGGACCGGATCGAGCACGCCCTCGCCTTCGAGGATCCGGGCACCACCCGTACCGAGGCCCACCAGCTCATGGGGGTGCTGGCGAACCTCGGCGCGGGCCCGGCGACGACCGCCTGCGGCCGGATCGAGTCGGCGGCCCGCGCCGGTGACCTGCACGCCGCCGTGGTCGCCTTCACCGCGGCCCGCCCACTGATCCTGACGGTCCGCGACGCCGCCGATCAGATCCGGCGGCGCCCGCTGCCGACGCGCTCCCGGCGGTCGGCGTAGAGGCTGGTCACCGTCACGGTGGCCAGGGTCAGGCCGATGACGGCGAGCGACGCGTCGGTCGGGATGTCCGGTACGCCCGGCCAGGCACCGTGCGCCCAGTGCAGCACCAGCTTCACGCCGATGAAGGCGAGGATGACCGCGAGCCCGTAGTTGAGGTGCCGCAGCCGGTCCAGGACGTTGTGCAGCACGAAATACAGCGCCCGCAGGCCGAGCAGGGCGAACGCGTTCGTCGCGAACACCAGGTACGGGTCCTCGGTCACGCCGTAGACGGCCGGCACCGAATCGACCGCGAAGACCAGATCGGTCATGAAGACGGCCACCACCACGAGCGCCAGCGGGGTGAGCGCGCGCCGGCCCCGCTCCACCACGGTCAGCCGGCCGCCGTGATAGTCGCCGGTCACCGGCATGAGCCGTCGCATCAGCCGCACGCTGCGCATGTGCTCGATGTCGACCCGGTACTGCTCGTGGCGCATCGCCTCCCGGAACACCTTCACCGCGGTCGCCAGCAGCACCGCCCCGAACAGCAGGAACGCCCACGCCCCGCTGCGCAGCACGACCGCGCCGGCCGCGATGAAGACGGCCCGCAGCACCAGGGCGCCGGCGATCCCGTACAGCAGCACCCGCTGCGCCAGCCGCGGAGGCACCGCGAACGCCGCCAGCAGCAGCATGAAGACGAACAGGTTGTCGACCGACAGCGACTTCTCCACCACGTAACCGGTGAAGAACTCCACGGCCGGGCGTCGTCCGTACACCTGCCAGAGAAGGACCCCGAACGCGGCCGGAAGCGCGAGATAGAAGAGTGACCAGCCGACCGCCTCGCGCATCCCCACGTCGTGGGGGCGATGGGTGATCGCGAAATCGGCGATGAGCAGGCCCAGCAGAACGGCGACGCTGATCGCCCAGAGCTGCGGAGACGCGATGGACGGAAGATCGAGCACGGGGCCCCCTCGGACACGTGTCATCGTCCGAGGTCTCCCTCACCCGCCGCACCCTGCACGCCGGGCGAACGCACGAGGGCACGTCCGCGTGCCCGTGGTGACCGCCACGCTCTCGTGGAGGTACTCCCCTCGGGGGCAGCATAGGCAGACCCGGCCCGGCACACCATGCCAACCGTGGATTCCGCCGAATCGGTTGACGACCGCCGCCACCGGGGGGACGGTGGGATTCCGGCTGCTCAACGCAGTCGCCGGCGGCCCCGAGGAGGTCCGCGATGTTCGTCGAGACAGTGCTCGCCGGCCTGCTGATCCTCTGCATGCTGATCAGCATGGCCGCGCTGTCGGCACCACATCACCGGCGCCGTCGCCGGCGCCGGCACGGATGACAGGCTCGGCTCGGATCAGGTCGCGCGGGGGCGCGGCTCAGATCAGGTCGCTCAGGGTCGCGGCGAAACGCGCGGGCGCGCGCAGATGCGGAAAACCGGGCCGTTTCGCGACTCGCGCCGGGACTCCCTTGGAAAACCAGCACCGGTACGAGTCCCGCAGCCGCCGATCCCCGCGCGGCACCGCGAACTGGCGGTACGCGGCCGGCACCCCGGCCAGGTCGGCGCCGGCCTGATGCTGCTCCGGGCTCTCCGGTGGCGCCTCGGCCGGCTCGTCGAAGGTCAGCACGGCCCGGGTCGCGTAGGCGGCCGCGAACGCCTCCGCCAGCAGCGCGCCCTCGCCCTGGCCGACCAGCACCGGGGCGCGGTGCAGCTCCAGGTCACGGACCAGCACGGCCAGATCCCGGGCCAGCGCGTCCAGATCGTTGTCGCCGCGGGCGGCGGACTGGCCGTGGCCGGGGAGATCCACGGCGATGACGGTGCACGGGCCGGTCAGCTCGGCCGCGACCGGCCACCAGATGGTGCGGTCGTAGA includes these proteins:
- a CDS encoding ATP-binding response regulator, translated to MATVMVVDDVAANRDIVRLLLGFRGHEVIEAKDGADALRLAHTHHPDVVVSDVLMPGIDGLELVHRLRADPDREAASAPVIFYTANYLEPETRPLAEACGVSQVVLRSEEPGTLLDAIESALAAGPVTVDLDTGEDFTQAHLHAVNAKLIEKVRALHDTERRFEAMAVASPVGIGIIDRHGHADYVNPRFAEILQTPMDRLLGQGWLACLDRPAQNAALELLHGAGPDTELRFTHRITRPDGEILSLRVHLRQIHDGDDGLTGGVLMVDDVTDVAQAEERLREETERRQDETRTRDAERLHALRRMAGGTAHDFNNILGAILGYVNLAIESINDGRDDGRIPADTAESLIDDLAQVVKGGERAQGLTQQLLAFGRREVNQPTALDMNALLRECETSLRAAAGPGTVLRLNLGTGLPTVKADAAQLTQVLRNLVRNSAEAMPEGGAVTITTSAQDDRAAVEVRDTGTGMDSDVLERCCEPFFSTKSTTGTVGLGLSTAHGIVSQAGGQLTIESRVGQGTTATFTLPAMAGMIPAAPPPKTAPQDPAGGETLLLVDDEEAVLQVTARILSGAGYRVLTAPDAGEALRLLERHGGEVAALVTDVVMPGMNGRQLARIAAGRRPGLCVVFVSGYADSLFDEQGNNLEPGSTILAKPFDREKLVNTVRTALGAGVSSS
- a CDS encoding PAS domain S-box protein, with protein sequence MLKPIRIFGGTAVLGRAVSLVAAGAATAWGLTRAARRLRRRLDRYHYLAEILNQTGTPAFVKGLTGRYRLTSAAYDRLQGIPYGGATGRYDREVHPPARLGEFRRRDRAALAADGPVAFEDMIPDAGRMRRFVTTLYALRDHHDQPYAIFGVSAEVTDLTVTEAGRLTQAHENAQLAAIVEASQDAIVSKFPDGTIKTWNPGAERLYGYTAEEMIGSDMNRLLPPDRLGEERELLARVLSGQALTRFETRRRRKDGAVIEVSLSMAPMRDADGAVIGASTVAHDITARVLAEQRRRVEREQLEMIMQAASDPFFTMDAAGEITEWNRQAEHVFGWRREEILGRDLTGTILPERYHMALLRLLGGRLEWLLDRPTEMAARHRDGHEIPVELTMWCIRHDHSPHYHGFVRDITARRQTEQALAEARDQAIEAARLKSQFLASMSHEIRTPMNGVIGLTSLLLGSPLDERQRRYAEGIGAAGSALLAVINDILDFSKLEAGKVLLEDANFQVARLIAEVVALVAPPDTQKAVTVSADCHPELPATVCGDPGKLRQVLLNLAGNAVKFTPRGRVEITAALDRTNVAGPDAVPIRFEVRDTGIGIEALARERLFEAFTQADASTTRRFGGTGLGLAISRDLVELMGGRIGVESVPGEGSTFWFTVTLRTAREGLDLVDRHSLDGLRVLIVDPDEDDRTVLTEQLSAWSMDTTGVRDEDAATRALAEAATAGRPFDLIITDVESTPVERLVPAGCPVPKTVLLAADPGHLPSEPDQRVSGVFAKPLRQAQLFDALAGVLSEADGDGVVGTVAANPPGRGHLLVVEDNEINRTVALGILANLGYTADVAVNGREAVDRALNRDYQAVFMDCLMPEMDGYQATEEIRRREPSGRHVPIIALTASALAEDRARCLAAGMDEHLAKPLIPADVARVLEHWSQPAPPDFAEVTAEIERRLDHLRGPDPAATAGALAGLLAALSAKIPEHLDRIEHALAFEDPGTTRTEAHQLMGVLANLGAGPATTACGRIESAARAGDLHAAVVAFTAARPLILTVRDAADQIRRRPLPTRSRRSA
- a CDS encoding TerC/Alx family metal homeostasis membrane protein, with translation MLDLPSIASPQLWAISVAVLLGLLIADFAITHRPHDVGMREAVGWSLFYLALPAAFGVLLWQVYGRRPAVEFFTGYVVEKSLSVDNLFVFMLLLAAFAVPPRLAQRVLLYGIAGALVLRAVFIAAGAVVLRSGAWAFLLFGAVLLATAVKVFREAMRHEQYRVDIEHMRSVRLMRRLMPVTGDYHGGRLTVVERGRRALTPLALVVVAVFMTDLVFAVDSVPAVYGVTEDPYLVFATNAFALLGLRALYFVLHNVLDRLRHLNYGLAVILAFIGVKLVLHWAHGAWPGVPDIPTDASLAVIGLTLATVTVTSLYADRRERVGSGRRRI
- a CDS encoding alpha/beta fold hydrolase; this encodes MHPQPPRRTTHAYGTPKNLLVYDRWGSFGRPVVLLHGLFYDRTIWWPVAAELTGPCTVIAVDLPGHGQSAARGDNDLDALARDLAVLVRDLELHRAPVLVGQGEGALLAEAFAAAYATRAVLTFDEPAEAPPESPEQHQAGADLAGVPAAYRQFAVPRGDRRLRDSYRCWFSKGVPARVAKRPGFPHLRAPARFAATLSDLI